The Mycolicibacterium flavescens genomic interval GCTCGGACCGGATAGGGCCCGCTTCTGCCGTCGCCGTGATGGTGAGGATGATCGGAGGCCCACTTGTGCTGGTTGGCATCCAGGCCGTCATCACATTGCGCACGCTGCACTACGGTGGGGTCACCGGGCCGGCGGTATCCATGAACGACGCGCAGTTGAGTGCGTTGGATCGCGGCTTTACTGATGGTTTGCTGGGAATAGCCGTGGTTGTGATCCTGCTGGCGGCGGTGGTGATGTTCGTCGGTTACACCGCGGAACAAGTGGCGCGGGCGCAGGAAGCGAAGAAGGCGAACGACGCCGCCAAACCCTAGGGCGTCTGCCGGGTTAGCTGGTGGTGCGGTTGCCAGCGGGAGCCGAAGACGTCACCGCTATCTCCGGGACCAAGGTTCTGCCATGCCGACCACGATCTTGCGGGGCGGCTTGTACGTGTCCCGGCTGTGGGCGACGAGCATGTTGTCGAGCATCATGATGTCGCCTTCCTGCCACGGTATCGAAACCGTTTCTGCGTCGTAGGCGGCGCGCAGTTCATCCAAGGCCTCCGGCTCGATTTCCTCGCCGTCACCGTAATAGGTGTTGTTCGGCAGGTTCTCTTTCCCCATCGACAGCAACGCCTCGGCAACCAATGGATCCAGCGTGGAGACGTGGAAAAAGGTGAGGTGGTTGAACCACGTCTTTTCGCCCGTCTCGGGGTGTGTTGCGGACACCGGTCGGCGCTGCCGAGTAGTCAGTTCGTCGGCCGCGCCCCACGTGAGGTCGATGTCGTTGTCGGCGCAGTACCGTTCGACGTCAGCGCGGTCCGATGTCTGGAAGGCTTCCTGCCAACTGACGCCGAGTGTCGGCGTGAAGTGGCGGACGTACAGGTAATCCCGCTCCTCCAGCCTTTGGCGCAGTTCGGGTGAGATCCGCCGGTAGATGTTGCGACTGTCGGCTATCGGCGTGGCGCCTCCGCTGGCCGGTGGTATCACGCAATGGAAGAAGAGGCGCAGCGGCCAGGTCTTGCTGTACGACGACTCGTTATGGAGCGGGATCCGCGTGTGCGGGGGGTAGTCGGTCGAAGTGTAGACACGGTCGGCAACTTCGTGCCGAGGCGATGTCCTACCGACGTAGGGAAGTGGCTCGCCCGACACAGCAGCGATGAACTTGCGGAAAGCCTCGACCGATGCTCCGGTGAATCCTCGAAAGACGATGCCTCCGTGGCGAAGTAGGAGTTCGTGCAGTGGGCCTCGTTGTGCCTCCGCCCAAGCCACGACGTCCAAGCCATCCTTCGTTGGCTCTATGAGCAGCGGAAGCGGCGGTCCCGGAACAATCCTTGCGTCCGGCAGCGTCAGAACTTCGGACTCCACGTCGATCCCTCCCTCGCTCGATCGTTGACGTCGAAGTTACTGCACACCCCCCGTTCCTCTCGCGAAAACGCGACAGGCGCGCGACGCCGAGTGGCCCGTCCGCGCCAGGTTACTACGGCGAAACCCCCATCACTCGACTTTGCCGGTTAAGTTGGGATCTCGGCAGGTTTAACCATCGCGGTCGCCCGCTCTATTGGAGGCTCGCACCACGCAGGAGCAGATCTGTCAACGCCTCACTCCCGTTGACGCGTGCCGTCGAACGCGGGTTTACCTCTGCTGCCCGAGGGATATACATTTGCACGACTCGGGCGGACAGGGTCGGCGGGAAGAAAAAAGTGTTCGGTCTGCCCCGCGACTCGGGTGCCGCAAAGGCTGGGAATCGCAGTGGCTGCACGGGGGTGTGGTAGTTTGCCACGATTGCGGTGCGAGCCTCACCGTTTGGTAGGAGGAGACGCTTGTTCGACGTCAGTAGCACCTTTGAGGTGCCCAGAGTGGAATGCCCCAGCCGCGAGGAGTTGGAGGAGCGCTTCATCGTTCCTCAGCGCCCGGTCGTCATCTCCGGCGCGATGGAGGGCTGGCCCGCGCTCGAGCGGTGGACCAATGAATACCTTACGGAGAAAGTCGGTGCCCGCACCATCAGCCCTTCGAAGGTCACTAACGCTGGCACCCACATCCCGGACGCGAAGAATGGAGCGATCGCCACCGCATCCGAGATGACGTTTGCGAAGTACATCGAAATGATTGCAGGCGGCACGATTTCCGACGGCCAGCTTTACGCGGTACAGCTCCCCATCAAGACTGCCCTGCCCGAGCTATGGCCCGATGTTCAGTTTCCTGCGTTCGCCGATGAGGACAAATACGCCGCCGTCAACCTCTGGCTCGGCGCCGGTAACAACTTCACCGGCCTTCATTACGACTACGCCGACAACTTCCTCACGCAAATTCGCGGGCGAAAGCAAGTTTTGCTCTGCCCGCCTCGGGAGATCGCCCGCGTTTACCCCTTCCCCTTCAATTACGTGGGCAACAACATCGCACAGGTCAACGTTGCCCATCCGGATCTGACTCGTTTTCCCGATTGGGCCGACGCCCACCGAACTGTTGTCGATCTGAGCCCGGGCGACATGCTCTATATCCCCCTGTTCTGGTGGCACGCAGTGTGGGGCGTAGGCGAGAACATGTCGATCAACTACTGGTGGCAGTCCAGTTATGCCAATTTCTTGAAGCATCCTCGCCAGACGGCTCGTCGCCTCGGCAGCTTCGCTATTGGCCTTCGCGGTGCGGCCGGCCAGATGGTGCAGAGTGTAGCTACCAGCGCTGGGCTCCAATCCGTGCGTTGAAATCGAGGTGTCGGGGATCCGAGAGTCGGACATCGGCTCCACAGCGTCGACTAGGTCCCTCCGACCTCCGTACGGGTTAGGAGTTGCAGAGATGATCAAGGCATTGATCTTGCCGCTGGGGCGCCGGTACATGCGACTTCTTCATACCGATAGGGAACACGTCGGCGTTGCAGGGCGCTGGATTCGAGCGTTGCTGATGATCGTCCCGTTCTTCGCGGTGGCTTTTCCATTGTGGATTCGCGCCGCATTATGGGGACCGTTGGTCGTTGAGACCACCACCGAAGATGGCATTCGTATTCGATGTCGGCTCCAAGACGGTCTACAGATCTACATCTACCTTTTCGGTACGGCGTGGGAACCTGATCTTGCGGCGTTTCTGCGCCGCCGGTTGCGGCCGGGTGACACCTTCGTTGACGTCGGTGCACACATCGGTTGCGTAGCCGCACTGACCAGCAGATTGGTCGGGCCGCGCGGTACCGTTGTGGCGATTGAACCTTGTCCCGTGGTGATCCCCTGGCTGCGAGAGACAGTGGCGAGGAACGAACTCACGAACGTACGCATGGTTGACGCCGCAGTATCGGACCGCGATCACGAACTTCCGCTGTTCTTGGGCCCAAACTGGAACCTCGGCGAGACCTCTACGGTCGCCCGCCCCAAGCTCCGCGAAGAGGGCCGAGTGCGGGCAGCGCCGCTCGCTTCGCTCTTAACCCGCGAAGAGCTGATGTCAGCGCGCATGATCAAGATCGATGTGGAGGGCGGCGAGGACCGCGTGCTCGCCGGAGTATCGGCGTTCGTGGACGTGCTCGCCGCCGACGCAGAATTGGTGGTTGAACTATCACCAAGTTGGTGGAGCGATCCGAATCTGCGGCCCATTGACGTGCTGCAACCCTTTCTCGATCGCGGCTTCCACGTCTACCTACTGCCCAACGACTATTTGCCGTGGCGGTACCTGTGGCCGAAGGATGTCGGCGCGCCGCGACGGCTGCACGACCTTACGGAACTCGAGCGGCGCGTATTTCGGCTCGATATCGTGCTGTCGCGCATCGACGCCGATACCTTGTGACAACGGCAAAGTTCGACGCGCGTCATCGGGGCCGAATCGAGTTCTTTCTGCAGACTCAACGACGTGTCCTCGGCGTTGTCGGCTGTCGTGGCTGCGGTACATGCGCCACATGCCGTGCGATCGACCCTCCGGGTGCCACTCGGCGGGCTACGGCAAGGCGACGCGGTTCAGGTTGCTAATTCGACAAACGATTTCAAACGCCTCAGCGGGTGGCGGAGGACCACCGCAGCCGCCCACTACCCGTTACGGCCTCGTCTCGCGCCACTCGGCGTGCCCGAGCCACTGCCAACTCCGCAGGCCTTTCGCCAGGAACGGCGATGCACGACCTTTCCGATGGTTGCTGTAGCGTAGGCCGATATGACGGCCGGCATTGAGGCAGCGCAACGTCATGGACGGTAGGGCAGTAGAGCAGAGCGATCCGACAGCCTGCGAACCGGCGACGCAAGATACAAACGGGTTTCTCCAGACCTCGATGTCGCGCCGCCGCTTCATCGCGGCGGTTGTGGCAATCAGCGGTATGGGGCTGGTAGCGGCGATGGACGGCACCATCGCGGTCTTTGCGCTACCCAAGATTCAGAACGAGCTCGGCCTGTCCGATGCGTCGCGCGCGTGGGTGATCACTGCCTACGTATTGACTTTTGGCGGCCTCATGCTGTTGGGCGGCCGCCTCGGGGACGCTTTTGGGCGCAAGCGCATCTTCACGATTGCGGCCGCACTGTTCACCGTCGCATCAGCGATATGCTCGGTTGCTTGGGATGCGCCCAGCCTCCTCTTTGGCCGACTACTGCAGGGTGTCGCCGCGGGAATTCTTGCGCCGACCTGTCTTGCACTAGTCGCGACGACATTCCCCAAAGGCCCCGGACGCAACGCCGCGACTGCAATCTTTGGGGCGATGAACGGGATCAGCGGGGTGCTGGCCCTGACGGTGGGCGGAGCACTCACGGATGTGTCATGGCGGATCATCTTCATGGTCAACGTACCGATGGGTTTGGCAGTGATCTGGCTCGCACGGATCGCGCTGCAGGAAACCCGCACGGAGCGAATGAAACTTGATGCCACTGGCGCTCTGCTGACCACGTTGATCTGTGTCACGGCCGTTTTCGGTCTCTCGGTAGGGCCACAGGAGGGCTGGCTCTCGGTTATCACTGTCGGTTCAGGCGCGCTGGCACTTGGCGCCATTGCCGCGTTCGTCGTGGTTGAGCGACGGGCAGAAAATCCGATCGTGCCGTTCGACTTGTTCTTCGACCGCAATCGGGTGGCTACATTCGCGACCATCTTCTTAGCTGGTGGGGTCCTGTTCAGCCTGACCGTCCTCGTCGCTCTATATGTGCAACAAGTACTGAAGTACAGCACCCTCCACGCCGGCCTTGGATTTATCCCGTTTGTCATTGCCGTTGGAAGCGGGATGGGCGTCTCGTCGCGGCTGGTGATGCGGTTCCCTCCGAGGGTCGTGGTGATTGCTGGCGTTCTACTCGTGCTGAGTGCGGTCGTCGCGAGCAGCATGACACTGCATATGGGTGTCCCGTATTTCCCAACACTCGTGGTGCCACTCGTCGTCGGCGCGTTCGGTATTGGGTTGGCCAACCTCCCGCTCATGCTTTCGGCCATCGCCAGTGTCGGGGATGACCGCATTGGGCCCACCTCCGCAATCGCGCTGATGCTCTCCACCCTCGGGGGACCCGTAGTGCTGGCCGTGATCCAGGCGGTGATCACCTCGCGCAATCTGTCTCTGGGCGGGATCGACGGCCCCGCGGAATTCATGAACGCCGCTCAGTTGCACGCGTTGGACCAGAGCATCACTTTCGGCTTGCTGTGGTTAGCGGGGCTATGCGTTATCGTCGGCGGAATTGCGTTATGTATCGGTTACACCGCGCGGCAGGTGGCGCACGCACAGGAGGTTAAGAAAGCGATCGATGCCGGGGATGTTTAGCCAGCTCAAATCGGATGGCGCTCTTCCCCGCTGGGGTGTGCGTCGATAATGTTCTGTCGGTGTCATTTTTGACGGTAGAGGCACTCGTGACCGGCTGAGTTGAGCACGCAAGCGAGTCATTCGAAGTCAGGCGCGGCCCTGCTCGGCTATTCGCTGATAGGGTGCGGCAATTCCCGGCTCGCACGCCTCTTGGGCCCAGGCTCATAGCGTCGGTCGAATCAAGGTGGTAGCCATCGCCCGCCTCAGGGCGTTTCCGCTACCCCTCGACCAACCGGCCGCGTTGGTCAGTCCCAAACCCTTTGTGCCACAACAGTCTTCGCGATACGCCGCCGATCTGCCGGACATCAGTGGCCACGTCTCAGCCAGCGGATTCCGGTCAGCCGCGACGGGATGATGATCGTCGCGACGAAGCGCGAGTACCCGGGCGGCCATCGCTAACACCGGTAACGACCTCGGCGCGCGGCGTGATCCGGCACGACTCGCTCCGGAAGACCACAGATCGCTCGGCATCGCCGAGGAGGCAGACGTTTCCCTCGACCAGTGTCACCAGAACGTGGTGCTATCGATGCGCGTGGGTGGGATCGTGGATTTCTTTGGGGGGTTCTCACGGAACACGGAACGCGGACACCCTAGACAGTCCGCTGATGACGTCGGCCATTGAGGGTCGCGCCAATGAACGTGTAGCGCACGAAAGCCTGATAGCTCAACAGCAGTACCGTCACGGTGGCGGCTATCGTTATCGAGTACTTCACGCTCCAATGCCAAGCGAGTGGACGCATGAGCGCCACGAAGAGAGCGATTGGCGCTAGATGCATGAGGTACAGCCAGTAAGACGAATCCGCGACGTAGCGGCGAACTGGACTGGCATTCGAGAGGAAGCGCAACGCCAACCCGATCAGCGCGAAGCTCAAACACCAGCTGGCCGTCAAATACGCCACCGCATAGAGGTACAGCTCCCACCCGTGGAGGTAGTGCGACCACTTGGGTGTCGGGCCTGCGATCAGATAACTCAATACCGCGAGCGCGGCACCTGCGAGCAGGTACTGCACCCACCGGGTGCGCTGCTGTATAAGCAAGTCGTTTTGCCGATGCAGCAACCAGCCCACAACGAAGAAGAATCCATAACCAAGCAACGCGGGAGCGAACGGAACGACCGACACTGGGGCAGGACGCCCCGTCCACTCTGGCCATTCGGTCCACACGAAGGAGTACCAGGTGGCGACCAGCAAGGCGAACGCAACGACGACGAGCCCAGTACGCATGAAGAAGCCAAGAATCCTGTCGATGCCACGAAGCACCTCGCCCCCGCGGTCTAGCGCACAGACCCGCCGCAAAATGAGTGCGGCGACGTAAAACAAGAGCAGGTAGTACAGGAACCAAAGGTGCCCCAGGATCTGTAGGACGGGAGGGCCGTAGGTGGCACTCGGCGCCTGGCCGGTCACAGCTCTTGCAAACGCCGTCAACTCCGCGACGCTCATTCCCGAAGCCAGCGAACCTAACGCGAAGCCCACCAACGTCAGAGGAGGGATCAACGGGATGCCGACGACGAGTGGGAGCGCAATACGCTTCGCGCGGTCCTTGGTGAAACCCTTCGTGCCGCGCCGTTCTGCTGCCAGACGCCCGAAATACCCGGCGATCAAGAAGAACACTGGCATACGGAACATGTGCAGGAAATACCAGATCGCCGCGGCCGTCGCGCTCGGCGGCTCGAAAGCGACTGCCCACCCGTCCTCTATCCAGGGTGCGGTCGCGTGAAAAGCGACGCCGGCCAACAACGCGAAAGCGCGGACAGCGTCAAGCGAGTGAAGACGTTCTGTAGCTGGTTGCATTTAATTCTCCCCCGAGGCTCCCAATTTCCACGCTAACATCTTCGAAAGATCGGCCTCAGCGTCGCATGCTCCATACGCCGCCGCCCTGGGGAGCAGCATGGCATGACCATTCGGGTCTATGCGAGACCAAGACTCCTTTTCGTCTATTTACTCAAGGCGCCTCCCCCAATTGCGATTGCTAGCCATGCCGCGCGCTTTGGAGGTGTGCGACTCGCTAGGGCCAACAACAGCTTTCGCGTCAACGCGCGCACTAAACGTCGCGGATGTCAAAATCCCGCCGAGTTGCTGGAGACGGTCAGCCTGCTGATCACTCCTTCGGAGGCCGCGCGACTCAGGCATGTGGCCTGTCCCGCCGACGGCCGCCCTCACCTGCCGACAACTGATCAAGATTCAGCTGCCGTTGACGTCACCCGGGATGCCGAATCATCGAACGATGTGACGCGAGCCGGACGCACATCGTCAGCTCTGCGAGATGGGCGCTCTTGTTGGCGCGTGTCCTGACACGAAATGCGGTTCGAAACAGCGCTAGCGTGCACCGTGTGGATCTGCGAGCGATACCGGGGGAGCGCATTCTCTAAATCGAGTTACTGAAATATGACTGTGTTCTTTTGGGTGATCGGCCCTAACGCCTCCTACACCGAGTCTCTCTACTCGATCCTTCCAGTAAGGCCGAATTCAGCAAGCGTTTCCGCCGCCAACTTGCGCAAAGCGGGCTTTGTATTCTCAAAACCCGGCTGGTATGCGTCGACACTGATGATGATGCTGCCGGGGATGCGCAACGACTGCAGAATCAACTGACCGCCGGTGCGCTCAAGCCATTGCCGCGTTTCGTTTTGTGCAGTCACTCGTGCGGTGGCGTACTCGGCGTCAGTACCGTCGAGACGGTTCACTACCGAACCGACGTCACCGAGATTGGAACAGAACACCGGGTGGTCAGGGTCTGCCACCGTCGCATCGTCCATTCGTCGCAACGTCCGCTTCGGCATGAACGAGAGAAGCCAAGCAAGCTGCAATGACTCGTCTTGGTTTTCCCGCAGGGCGTTCAACTCCTGCCTGATCGCCGCGCGGATGTCATGCAGATTTGTCGTCACCCCGGTCGGGTCGATGCTGACGCGTGGTATCAACATCGCATTCGCCCGTGTATCGCCTTCGACACGGTCGCTCACGGGGAGCTGCAACGTCACGGCACCGTCGCCGGCACGTCTGCGCCCTAGGTGTTCACCGAGTTTGGCAGCGAAGCCGGCAGTCAATGTGTTACTCGTTCCGCCGAGAGCCTTCGCACGAGCATCCCAGGCTTCCAAATCAATGCGGATCGTGATACCCGGCACGACAAGAGCGTCATCAAACGCGGCCTTACGGACAGGCGGTGGCGGCGGTGGTGGTGGGGATTGCGCAGTATCTCGTCTGCGCTGACGAGCAAGTCTCGCGGCCAAACCAACCGCGCGGGCAACCTCGGGCGCGTCCTGCACCGTTTGTCGCATGTCTTGCGCCAATGCGCGAAGGTGACTACGTGATTTCGGCAATGGATATTGAATTTCGCGCGGGAGGCCTAAGAGCGCATCAACTAATACGACGACAAGCCCGAGGCCGTCGACCAGGTAGTGGGAAACTACGAGGCTGACCGCGGTGGAGCCATCTTCCAGGGGAAGAACTCCGAGATGCCAACCCGGCCCCTCCACGGGGTCGATAGTCATTTGGGAGCGTTCATCGATCCAGTCGCCGAGGTCGGCGCGTGGACGAGGGCGCTCTTCGACATCGAGGGCCCAGGGTCCACGATCTAAGACCCACCGATGCCAGCCGAACGGCAGCGGCGATCTCTCGATGCGCCGTCCCAACAGGCCGTCACCCAGGTTCCGGTGGAAACTTCTCACGCGGTCAAAGTTGATGGCGTGTTCGTAAACCCACACCCCCTGGATGACTAGATTGCGGCCGATGGCGTGATGCTGCGTGAATAAGCCGTGGTCCAGCAGCGCGAGCCGATTGTCGGACCGCGCAGGACTTGTCGTTTCCGGGCTATCGATTGATGTCCTTGGGCGACGCATACGAGCCCGCGTCATCAGCCTTCAACCACGCGCATCGATGGACGTTCTTGTGATTGGTACGCGTCATAACGGAGCACGACACAGCACGGGAAAATGCGGGCTTCGATAAATTCGTACCAATTCATGACCTGAGAGTACCGATTGCTGTAGTGATACATCCACGGACGCAGCGTCAATGCGAATCTGCATATACGCCGGATGTCAGTCCGCGTGCACAGCAGACAACTGGCCTGAGGACTTTCGACGAGCGCGATCAACGCTCTTATTGGATGTGAGGGACCATGCCACAGACTTGAGGCACCTCGCGACGGCTAGGTCGGCGTTCCTTGAAGCCCTCGGTCAGGCGCCGGTATTGTCGACGCATTGTCTTATGCGGCGCGGACATGTCGGGTAGCCGGCGTTGCACGGCCGAGATGCCTGGTGCCGCAGCAGTCCGAGAAGTACGGAACTTGGGGTACGAGACTGCGATAGCGCGCAGCAGGGCGACTCATGAACGCTTGTCTTACGAGGCAAACAGAGCCACGGCTCTCGCCTCGGGCGCGGAAGTGTCCTGAGCAGTGGCTAAAAGGGAGCCGTCGAAAACAGGCGCGTTATATCGGCATAGTGGCAAGCGCGGTGACGCCGATTCGAACAAAGGGGCTCTGACGGTAGGAACACGTCACATCGATCAGGTGATAGTCAGTCAATCCCGCTGCCGAGATACCAACGCAGCCAACTCCCGCAGCAACGCCGTCACCCCCGGCGGGAAGAAACGTTGCATCGAGGAGAGTCGCCGGGCATCGGCCAGCGCGGTGTTCATGTCCCGCTCACATGCCCGGTACTCGGTCAGTATTGCATCCAATGCCGGGGTGTTGACCGGCGCATCGTAGACAGCAGCATCGTGGAGCATTCGATAAACCGTCTCAATCCAGTCGGTTCCGCACAGTTGAGGCAGGCTTACATGCTCAGCGGAACTAGGACTCAGAAACTCGTCTACCGCATCGGTGTCGGGTCGTAGATCAATGTCCAGCCGGCTGGCAATCCGTTTCACTTCGCTCCGCCAATCATTAAGCAAGTTGCCGTAATTGACGAACAGCCGGGGCAGGTCCCGGGTGTGCCGTTCGGCGAGCAGTGTGTACTTCAGCCACAATGCTGCCGCCAATTCCGGCGACGGTTTGACGTCTAGCTTTGTCATTGAGGAGATCACCGGGGCTGGATGCCGGATTGGTAGCACCGCCACTGGTCGATACCCGGCCTGACGCGCGGCCGTCACCCAGGTGCTGGTGAGGGTGATGATCTGGGGGTCTTTGATTACCAACAATGGTGTGGCGGGCAACGTTTCAAGGTAACGGCGCACCGCAGACATACCCTTGTCGGTGGTCGGTACGTCATCGGCGGCCAGGCTGTGGAACGCGACTCGCTGCCGGTGCAGGATCCGCGCATTCAGGTGCAGTACACGGCGGGATTCGAAGTAGCCGCGCGGATTGTGTTTGTCGGCGACTACTAGGGCGGGGGGCAGGGAGGCCCCGCACAGAGACAGAACCCGTGTCAGCGCCGAGGTACCCGATCGGGCCACCCCCAGCACTAGGATCAGGTCCCGGTTCACCGCGGTATCTGAGTCGTCATTAAATAGCATAGCTTCAAGATCTCCCCCGTTACGCGACCAGAAGCGATCTGATCTTATGAGATAATTTGGCCTTGCGAGCGAGTTTTCTAAGACGAATATATTTGTGAAGCGAAAAATATTAAGACAGGGCTCTGACCCTTACTGCACGACAGGGCGATTCAACGTACTGAGTGGCGAATTAATTGCTCTCGAGACCTCTGCTGGGGAGACTGGCTGTTGGTCGGCCCGTTCGGGATCGCCGCCGCGATCTACCAAATTCGCTGACATTATGCCGTCACGCATGCCCATGATCCTTGCTGGATCGAGACCCTTGTCGTGCCGTGCGGGCAGATGACGACTTGACCCAATCTTTCGTGAGGCCGCGATATTCGCGCTTCCGGTCGCAGACAGGTTTTGTCGCTCGTGGTGATTACACACCGCACGAAGCGCAAGACCTTCGCGTGTGTGGAAAGCGGCCAGCGGGTGGAGCGCTTATAGGCCGGGCGAACCCTCGCGTGGTCCTTCGATGGCCCACACCCAATCAGCAAACAGAGTCCAAACGAGCGAACTTCTCGACTAAGTCCGCAGCGGCCGAGATGCTTTCGGTCGGATCGGTCATCTGGGCCGCCATCTCGCGGGCGCGCGAAACGCACCGAGGATCGAGAACGGCGCGTAAATCCGCTAGTAATGAACCCGAGGTGGTAGTCGAAAAGCGCCGCTTTGAACCGACTTTCAGTCGCTTGATCCGGACTCCCCAGAGAGTCTGATCGAGGTCTGTGGAAAGGATCAGCTGCGGGATTCCGGCGCGCAGAGCCAACGCCGTCGTGCCCGCGCCCCCGTGGTGGACGACTGCGCGGCACGCGGGGAAGGCGGCTGCGTAACTTGTCGCGCCCACCACTTTGACGTCATCCGGATGCGCGACTCGGGAAGCATCAATTCCAGCGGCGCATATCAGCGCCCGCTCGCCCAACTGCGTGCAGGCGGCGGTGATCATGGCGAGCGTGTCGGCGGCAGATTCCACCGGCACGCTGCCGAACCCGAAGAAAATGGGTGGCCTGCCTGCGCCAATCCACGACGCAACCTCCTGATCGGTATCGGTCGGCTGGTTCATCGTCAGTGCTCCGACGAAGGGGCGCTGGCCGT includes:
- a CDS encoding peptide synthase; translation: MESEVLTLPDARIVPGPPLPLLIEPTKDGLDVVAWAEAQRGPLHELLLRHGGIVFRGFTGASVEAFRKFIAAVSGEPLPYVGRTSPRHEVADRVYTSTDYPPHTRIPLHNESSYSKTWPLRLFFHCVIPPASGGATPIADSRNIYRRISPELRQRLEERDYLYVRHFTPTLGVSWQEAFQTSDRADVERYCADNDIDLTWGAADELTTRQRRPVSATHPETGEKTWFNHLTFFHVSTLDPLVAEALLSMGKENLPNNTYYGDGEEIEPEALDELRAAYDAETVSIPWQEGDIMMLDNMLVAHSRDTYKPPRKIVVGMAEPWSRR
- a CDS encoding methyltransferase — protein: MIKALILPLGRRYMRLLHTDREHVGVAGRWIRALLMIVPFFAVAFPLWIRAALWGPLVVETTTEDGIRIRCRLQDGLQIYIYLFGTAWEPDLAAFLRRRLRPGDTFVDVGAHIGCVAALTSRLVGPRGTVVAIEPCPVVIPWLRETVARNELTNVRMVDAAVSDRDHELPLFLGPNWNLGETSTVARPKLREEGRVRAAPLASLLTREELMSARMIKIDVEGGEDRVLAGVSAFVDVLAADAELVVELSPSWWSDPNLRPIDVLQPFLDRGFHVYLLPNDYLPWRYLWPKDVGAPRRLHDLTELERRVFRLDIVLSRIDADTL
- the efpA gene encoding integral membrane efflux protein EFPA, encoding MSRRRFIAAVVAISGMGLVAAMDGTIAVFALPKIQNELGLSDASRAWVITAYVLTFGGLMLLGGRLGDAFGRKRIFTIAAALFTVASAICSVAWDAPSLLFGRLLQGVAAGILAPTCLALVATTFPKGPGRNAATAIFGAMNGISGVLALTVGGALTDVSWRIIFMVNVPMGLAVIWLARIALQETRTERMKLDATGALLTTLICVTAVFGLSVGPQEGWLSVITVGSGALALGAIAAFVVVERRAENPIVPFDLFFDRNRVATFATIFLAGGVLFSLTVLVALYVQQVLKYSTLHAGLGFIPFVIAVGSGMGVSSRLVMRFPPRVVVIAGVLLVLSAVVASSMTLHMGVPYFPTLVVPLVVGAFGIGLANLPLMLSAIASVGDDRIGPTSAIALMLSTLGGPVVLAVIQAVITSRNLSLGGIDGPAEFMNAAQLHALDQSITFGLLWLAGLCVIVGGIALCIGYTARQVAHAQEVKKAIDAGDV
- the mdoC gene encoding Glucans biosynthesis protein C; this encodes MQPATERLHSLDAVRAFALLAGVAFHATAPWIEDGWAVAFEPPSATAAAIWYFLHMFRMPVFFLIAGYFGRLAAERRGTKGFTKDRAKRIALPLVVGIPLIPPLTLVGFALGSLASGMSVAELTAFARAVTGQAPSATYGPPVLQILGHLWFLYYLLLFYVAALILRRVCALDRGGEVLRGIDRILGFFMRTGLVVVAFALLVATWYSFVWTEWPEWTGRPAPVSVVPFAPALLGYGFFFVVGWLLHRQNDLLIQQRTRWVQYLLAGAALAVLSYLIAGPTPKWSHYLHGWELYLYAVAYLTASWCLSFALIGLALRFLSNASPVRRYVADSSYWLYLMHLAPIALFVALMRPLAWHWSVKYSITIAATVTVLLLSYQAFVRYTFIGATLNGRRHQRTV
- a CDS encoding Fatty acyl-AMP ligase FadD28 and polyketide synthase produces the protein MLIPRVSIDPTGVTTNLHDIRAAIRQELNALRENQDESLQLAWLLSFMPKRTLRRMDDATVADPDHPVFCSNLGDVGSVVNRLDGTDAEYATARVTAQNETRQWLERTGGQLILQSLRIPGSIIISVDAYQPGFENTKPALRKLAAETLAEFGLTGRIE